In uncultured Bacteroides sp., one genomic interval encodes:
- a CDS encoding thiamine pyrophosphate-dependent enzyme → MTKEDIIKPENLVYKKPKLMNDKPMHYCPGCSHGVVHKLVAEVIEEMGMEDKTVGISPVGCAVFIYNYIDIDWQEAAHGRAPAVATAIKRLWPDKLVFTYQGDGDLACIGTAETIHALNRGENITIIFINNAIYGMTGGQMAPTTLVGMKTATSPYGRDVKLHGYPLKMTEIAATLEGTAYVTRQSVQTTAAIRKTKKAIRKAFENSMNGKGSNLVEVVSTCNSGWKMSPEASNKWMEEHMFPYYPLGDLKDKE, encoded by the coding sequence ATGACTAAAGAAGATATAATCAAACCTGAGAACTTAGTATATAAGAAACCAAAACTAATGAATGACAAACCGATGCATTATTGCCCGGGATGTAGTCATGGTGTAGTTCACAAATTAGTAGCCGAAGTAATTGAAGAAATGGGTATGGAAGACAAAACTGTGGGAATTTCTCCTGTAGGATGTGCTGTCTTTATCTACAATTACATTGACATTGACTGGCAGGAAGCTGCTCATGGACGTGCTCCTGCTGTTGCTACTGCTATTAAACGTTTATGGCCCGACAAACTGGTATTTACTTATCAGGGAGATGGTGACTTGGCTTGTATCGGTACAGCTGAAACAATTCACGCATTAAACCGAGGTGAAAATATTACAATTATCTTTATCAATAATGCTATTTACGGTATGACCGGCGGTCAGATGGCTCCAACAACTCTTGTTGGAATGAAAACTGCAACCAGCCCTTATGGTCGTGATGTAAAGCTACACGGATATCCACTAAAAATGACTGAAATTGCTGCTACTTTAGAAGGTACAGCTTATGTTACCCGCCAGTCTGTTCAAACAACTGCTGCGATACGCAAAACCAAAAAGGCTATTCGCAAAGCATTTGAAAATTCAATGAACGGTAAAGGTTCTAATTTAGTGGAAGTTGTTTCAACTTGTAACTCTGGTTGGAAGATGAGTCCGGAAGCATCTAATAAATGGATGGAAGAACACATGTTCCCTTACTATCCGCTAGGCGACTTAAAAGATAAAGAATAA
- a CDS encoding 3-methyl-2-oxobutanoate dehydrogenase subunit VorB: MEEEVVLMKGNEAISHAAIRYGVDGYFGYPITPQSEVLETLADLKPWETTGMVVLQAESEVAAINMVYGGAGSGKMVMTSSSSPGVSLKQEGISYIAGAELPCLIVNVMRGGPGLGTIQPSQADYFQTVKGGGHGDYRLIALAPASVQEMADFVGLGFELAFKYRNPAIILADGVIGQMMEKVVLPAQRKRLTDEEVIARCPWATTGKANGRKPNVITSLELDPYAMEQNNIRFQAKYKEIEENEVRYEEINCEDAEYLIVAFGSSARICQKSIELARAEGIKVGLLRPITLWPFPTKAIAKYAEKVKGMISVELNAGQMVEDIRLAVNGRVKVEHFGRLGGIVPDPDEVVEAIKEKLIN; the protein is encoded by the coding sequence ATGGAAGAAGAAGTTGTTTTAATGAAGGGTAACGAAGCTATCTCTCATGCAGCTATTCGCTATGGAGTTGATGGTTATTTCGGTTATCCTATCACTCCTCAATCTGAAGTATTAGAAACGCTTGCTGATCTGAAACCATGGGAAACTACCGGCATGGTTGTTTTACAGGCTGAAAGTGAAGTTGCAGCAATAAATATGGTATACGGTGGTGCCGGTTCCGGTAAAATGGTAATGACCTCCTCTTCCAGCCCTGGCGTAAGTTTAAAGCAAGAAGGTATTTCTTATATCGCCGGTGCAGAACTTCCTTGTTTAATTGTTAATGTAATGCGTGGAGGTCCGGGTCTTGGAACTATCCAACCTAGTCAGGCTGACTATTTCCAGACTGTAAAAGGTGGTGGTCACGGTGACTATAGATTAATAGCACTTGCGCCTGCTTCTGTACAGGAAATGGCAGATTTCGTTGGATTAGGTTTTGAACTTGCTTTCAAATACAGAAATCCGGCTATCATCCTTGCCGATGGTGTAATTGGTCAGATGATGGAGAAAGTTGTTCTTCCGGCACAAAGAAAACGTCTTACCGACGAAGAAGTAATTGCTCGTTGTCCATGGGCAACTACAGGAAAAGCAAATGGTCGCAAGCCAAACGTCATTACTTCTCTTGAACTTGATCCTTATGCAATGGAACAAAACAACATTCGTTTCCAGGCTAAATATAAAGAGATTGAAGAAAACGAGGTTCGTTATGAAGAGATTAACTGCGAAGATGCAGAGTATCTGATCGTAGCATTCGGATCTAGTGCACGTATTTGTCAAAAGTCTATAGAACTGGCTCGTGCCGAAGGCATTAAAGTAGGGCTTCTTCGTCCTATTACTCTATGGCCTTTCCCTACAAAAGCAATTGCTAAATACGCTGAAAAAGTAAAAGGAATGATCTCTGTGGAACTTAATGCAGGCCAGATGGTAGAAGATATTCGTCTTGCTGTTAATGGTCGTGTAAAAGTAGAGCACTTTGGACGCCTTGGAGGTATTGTTCCTGATCCTGATGAGGTTGTTGAAGCAATCAAAGAGAAACTAATTAATTAA
- a CDS encoding 2-oxoacid:acceptor oxidoreductase family protein, whose translation MKEEIIIAGFGGQGVLSMGKILAYSGLMENKEVSWMPAYGPEQRGGTANVTVIVSDEKISSPILSKYDAAIILNQPSLEKFESKVKPGGILIYDGYGIVNPPTRKDINVYRIDAMDAANEMNNAKAFNMIVLGGLLKLRPIVSIESVIKGLKKTLPERHHHLIPMNEAAIQKGMELIKKI comes from the coding sequence ATGAAAGAAGAAATAATCATAGCTGGATTTGGTGGACAAGGAGTCTTGTCTATGGGAAAAATCCTTGCCTATTCAGGCTTAATGGAAAATAAAGAAGTATCATGGATGCCTGCTTACGGACCGGAACAAAGAGGTGGTACTGCTAATGTTACTGTTATTGTAAGTGACGAAAAAATCTCTTCTCCTATCTTAAGTAAATACGATGCCGCAATTATCCTGAATCAGCCTTCTTTAGAGAAATTTGAGAGCAAGGTTAAACCGGGCGGAATTTTAATTTACGATGGATATGGTATTGTCAATCCACCTACACGTAAGGATATTAATGTTTATCGCATAGATGCAATGGATGCAGCTAATGAAATGAATAATGCCAAAGCATTCAACATGATTGTGTTGGGAGGATTACTGAAACTTCGTCCTATTGTAAGCATTGAAAGTGTTATTAAAGGATTGAAAAAGACCCTTCCGGAACGTCATCATCATTTGATTCCGATGAATGAAGCCGCTATTCAAAAAGGAATGGAATTAATTAAGAAAATATGA
- a CDS encoding ABC transporter permease subunit has protein sequence MKYLIRKEIAGFFSSAMGYVILLVWFLAASLMLWFFDGEYNLPDGGYATLRPFFSLSPILFLLLVPATTMRMFAEENRMGTLELLFSRPIKISTIVLSKFWSAWLLMIIALVPTIIYVISVYLLSMDGIDWGETTGGYCGLLCLLATFVSFGLFTSSLTNNQLVAFLLAIFLSFSAFYGFELIASLTTSGSLHNGWVQLGIQAHYQSLTRGVIDTRDLIYFASITFFFIYLTIQVNTRKR, from the coding sequence ATGAAATATTTGATTAGAAAAGAGATAGCAGGATTTTTTAGTTCGGCAATGGGATATGTAATACTCCTGGTGTGGTTCCTGGCTGCATCGCTCATGCTATGGTTCTTTGACGGAGAATATAATTTGCCGGATGGAGGTTATGCTACTCTCAGACCATTTTTTTCTCTGTCGCCTATTCTTTTCTTACTTCTGGTTCCTGCTACAACCATGCGTATGTTTGCTGAAGAAAACCGGATGGGTACGTTGGAACTTCTTTTTTCGAGACCGATAAAGATTAGTACCATTGTTTTGAGCAAATTCTGGTCGGCCTGGTTATTAATGATCATTGCTTTGGTTCCCACCATAATTTATGTAATTAGCGTTTATTTACTGAGTATGGATGGAATAGATTGGGGAGAAACAACTGGCGGCTATTGCGGATTACTCTGTCTGCTGGCCACATTTGTAAGTTTCGGATTGTTCACTTCTTCACTTACAAACAATCAACTGGTAGCATTCCTTCTGGCTATTTTTCTTTCTTTCTCTGCTTTCTACGGATTTGAATTGATAGCTTCACTAACAACAAGCGGAAGTCTGCACAATGGCTGGGTTCAGCTGGGTATTCAGGCTCATTATCAATCTCTCACTAGAGGAGTGATTGACACTCGTGATCTGATCTATTTCGCCTCAATTACGTTCTTCTTTATTTATCTAACAATACAAGTAAACACACGTAAAAGATGA
- a CDS encoding glycoside hydrolase family 28 protein, with amino-acid sequence MKKVFGIIPLLLITLLANANPIEEAWKECTKIEQQIKKTSFPKRTFVITDFGAKANNEAEPCHDAINQAIITCNQTGGGTVVIPKGVFYTGPVTLKSNVNLHFEDGAVLKFSTDQKLYFPAVLTRWEGVDCWNAHPLIYAYGETNIAITGKGTIDGQGANENWWKMCGAKHYGWEEGVVAQRNGGRERLLMYAETSMPVYKRMMVPEDGMRPQLINFHSCNTILIEDVSLRNSPFWVIHPLFCESMIVRGVDILSHGPNNDGCDPESSKNVLIENCIFNTGDDCIAIKSGRNADGRKWNIPSENIIVRGCTMKDGHGGVVVGSEISGGYKNLFVENCKMDSKNLDRVIRIKTSTCRGGLIENIYVRNVTVGQCGEAVLKINLQYENREKCNRGFNPTVRNVYLQNVTCEKSKFGTYIVGLEDNDHVYNINVEDCHFNNVAQGNSIKGAKDITFKGLYINGKEIKK; translated from the coding sequence ATGAAAAAAGTATTCGGAATTATCCCCCTGCTTTTAATTACTCTTTTGGCAAACGCTAATCCGATTGAGGAAGCTTGGAAAGAGTGTACGAAGATTGAACAACAAATTAAAAAAACATCTTTTCCTAAAAGGACTTTTGTTATTACCGATTTTGGAGCAAAAGCTAATAATGAAGCAGAACCTTGCCATGATGCAATTAACCAGGCAATTATAACTTGCAATCAGACTGGAGGCGGAACGGTAGTTATCCCTAAAGGTGTATTTTATACTGGCCCTGTAACATTAAAAAGTAATGTAAATCTGCATTTTGAGGATGGAGCCGTACTTAAGTTTTCTACTGATCAGAAATTATATTTCCCTGCCGTCCTAACTCGTTGGGAAGGCGTTGATTGCTGGAATGCTCACCCATTAATTTATGCTTACGGTGAGACCAACATTGCTATTACCGGTAAAGGAACCATTGATGGTCAGGGCGCTAATGAAAATTGGTGGAAGATGTGTGGTGCCAAACATTATGGCTGGGAAGAAGGAGTTGTAGCTCAAAGAAATGGCGGACGTGAACGCTTGTTGATGTATGCCGAAACATCTATGCCTGTTTACAAACGCATGATGGTTCCAGAAGACGGAATGCGTCCTCAGCTAATCAATTTCCATTCATGCAATACTATTCTAATCGAAGATGTTAGCTTGCGTAACTCTCCATTCTGGGTTATTCATCCGCTATTCTGTGAAAGCATGATTGTTCGGGGAGTAGACATTCTGAGTCACGGTCCAAACAATGATGGTTGCGATCCAGAGTCAAGCAAAAATGTATTGATTGAAAATTGTATATTCAATACCGGCGACGATTGTATTGCCATTAAATCTGGTAGAAATGCAGACGGTCGTAAATGGAATATACCAAGTGAAAATATCATTGTTCGTGGCTGTACTATGAAAGACGGACATGGAGGTGTTGTTGTAGGAAGTGAAATTTCAGGTGGATATAAAAACTTATTTGTAGAGAACTGTAAAATGGACAGTAAAAACCTGGATCGTGTAATTCGTATTAAAACAAGCACTTGTCGTGGTGGATTAATAGAAAACATATATGTTAGAAATGTTACAGTAGGACAATGTGGTGAAGCTGTTTTGAAAATTAATCTCCAATATGAAAACAGAGAAAAATGCAACCGTGGTTTTAATCCGACAGTACGCAATGTATATCTTCAGAATGTAACTTGTGAGAAAAGTAAATTCGGTACTTACATAGTTGGCCTGGAAGATAATGATCATGTTTATAATATAAACGTAGAAGATTGTCATTTCAACAACGTTGCTCAAGGGAATTCAATCAAAGGAGCAAAAGATATAACCTTTAAAGGTTTATATATCAACGGAAAAGAAATTAAAAAATAA
- the gldG gene encoding gliding motility-associated ABC transporter substrate-binding protein GldG has protein sequence MKKKILNGTGLLVLLLVINLISSYCFIRVDLTSEKRYTLSDQSCKLVKSLDKPLKVILYLNGDLNPAFDRLRTSVTDMLDELSVYSTHGIILQNINPSAAPDEKSRQEHYLRMNNKGMRGLSVNERDREGKLSSKVVFPWAELIYNGDTIQVSLLKKNLNLTPQEVLNTSAGELEYNITEGLRVLTITNPDRIAFIEGHGEWSEPYVYEATNLLSKYYNVDRGQLSGNPEELLPYKVLIVASPQKAFTEKEKFALDQYLMNGGRILWLIDGIKISLQDFDGTGESSTLKQDLNLDDMLFTYGVRINPVTVQDMQCTAIRLASSKDGSKEAFTTLPWYFAPLINPSEENIITRNISSLKSEFVSTISFVGNSQLEKQVLLSTSPNAHTLRVPEKVSLRYMEMPADESYFNEPNIPIAGLIEGQFPSAFTNQLIPDSCMELSQGRLQQSKSTRIIVVATGSIIKNEWKGQGDEAQPLPLGYDEVSGEQLGNADFVTNAVNYLAGNEQWLNLRSHDYKLRLLKKQAINENRGFYEFINIATPPLLLLIAGFLFSRHRKKKQR, from the coding sequence ATGAAAAAGAAGATTTTAAATGGAACAGGATTACTGGTTTTACTACTGGTTATAAACTTGATTTCTTCTTATTGTTTTATAAGGGTTGATCTGACTTCCGAGAAACGCTATACTTTATCCGATCAAAGCTGCAAACTGGTTAAAAGCCTTGATAAACCTTTAAAAGTAATTCTATATCTGAATGGTGATTTAAATCCTGCGTTTGACAGGTTACGTACATCTGTGACCGACATGCTAGATGAACTTTCGGTTTATTCAACTCACGGCATTATTTTGCAAAATATAAATCCATCGGCGGCACCCGATGAGAAAAGCAGACAGGAGCATTATCTTAGAATGAACAACAAAGGAATGCGTGGTCTGTCTGTTAATGAGCGTGATCGCGAAGGCAAACTTTCCTCGAAAGTAGTCTTCCCATGGGCAGAGTTGATATATAATGGCGATACCATTCAGGTTAGTCTGCTTAAAAAGAATCTGAATCTTACCCCGCAAGAAGTACTTAATACTTCGGCCGGAGAGTTGGAATACAATATTACAGAAGGTTTGAGAGTGCTGACCATTACCAACCCCGACCGTATTGCATTTATTGAAGGACATGGAGAGTGGAGTGAACCGTATGTATACGAAGCCACAAATTTACTAAGTAAATATTACAATGTGGATAGAGGACAACTTAGTGGGAATCCCGAAGAATTGCTTCCCTACAAAGTTTTGATTGTCGCCTCTCCACAGAAAGCTTTTACTGAAAAAGAGAAATTTGCATTGGATCAATACCTTATGAATGGAGGACGAATTCTTTGGCTGATAGACGGAATAAAGATTTCTCTGCAGGATTTTGACGGTACCGGAGAATCATCAACTTTAAAGCAGGACCTAAATCTGGATGATATGCTTTTTACTTATGGCGTACGAATTAATCCGGTAACAGTGCAGGATATGCAATGCACAGCTATTCGATTGGCATCTTCCAAAGATGGTTCTAAAGAAGCATTTACTACCCTACCCTGGTACTTTGCTCCACTGATTAATCCTTCCGAAGAAAACATAATTACACGAAATATTTCGTCTCTTAAATCGGAATTTGTTAGTACCATATCTTTTGTAGGTAACAGTCAGCTAGAGAAACAAGTGCTGCTTTCTACTTCTCCAAATGCACATACACTGCGTGTTCCGGAAAAAGTTAGTTTGCGCTATATGGAAATGCCGGCCGACGAATCTTATTTTAATGAGCCGAATATTCCGATAGCCGGACTCATTGAAGGACAATTTCCTTCTGCATTTACCAACCAGCTTATTCCTGATAGCTGCATGGAATTGTCTCAAGGCAGATTACAACAAAGCAAGAGTACAAGAATTATTGTTGTTGCAACGGGAAGTATAATTAAAAATGAATGGAAAGGACAAGGTGATGAAGCGCAACCTCTACCATTGGGATACGATGAAGTTTCCGGCGAACAATTAGGCAACGCTGATTTCGTGACTAATGCCGTGAATTATTTAGCCGGAAACGAACAATGGCTGAATCTGCGTTCACACGATTACAAGCTTCGGTTGCTGAAAAAACAAGCAATTAATGAAAACAGAGGCTTTTATGAATTTATAAATATAGCTACACCACCTCTTTTACTTCTAATAGCCGGCTTCTTATTTTCAAGACACAGGAAGAAGAAACAAAGGTAG
- a CDS encoding tetratricopeptide repeat protein, translated as MEELSTIKGLLDKDDVEAAINALDLFIESNPTCDEAYYLRGNAYRKQGNWQQAINNYLSAIEINPQSPALQAHKMIMNILNFYNKDMYNQ; from the coding sequence ATGGAAGAACTTAGCACTATAAAAGGACTACTCGACAAAGATGACGTGGAGGCCGCCATAAACGCATTGGATCTATTTATAGAGTCCAATCCAACGTGTGACGAGGCATATTATCTTCGCGGAAATGCTTATCGTAAACAAGGGAACTGGCAACAAGCAATTAACAATTACTTATCGGCTATAGAAATAAACCCTCAGAGTCCTGCACTGCAAGCTCATAAAATGATAATGAACATCCTGAATTTCTATAATAAGGATATGTACAATCAATAA
- a CDS encoding DEAD/DEAH box helicase, translating into MNTLESQIEFYNQLIDTEKDIVKAFAAKGAFSHPSDITNILMERIKITQKKVKEVIEKSVSAGILIISTDNYYHSNPKYKVFVPFMVYVYPQLEGFESECLLNKGKFNRYFYFDESYILALVKNFLYELLHKIKVSVEVQNQLLIHSQILDELDITVYPEYLKNIKKLSPELINRLYILKINNLIIELSPVDKLIELKNTFDSYLGENFGLLSIEDNIDFYKGDFGNIIKRGASDQLLVVEAISQLVTGNTGNAIKLFDQQLKLLRKEYKGIQIFPVFVHNYFYFVTLLCIDPNECVTKAQKILNTYYKISYSEYNDYFKLILFNILNKKEEKEFEKGSIYAYMLYNSDMVSLFLIPMLYLAEQTPPSNLTEYIIRLIQKGYDSGNYLFTYEAAYVADKWFGTAETAQLYQKVAACMSYPPFCSLINRQEEWEKSFNLLFNAIGGSKSSSNTAKSSENNTRVIYLFNPQYMGIKPILQTRNAKGEWSKGRNIAMKTFYEGKTQGMTEQDERISKTINCYKGSYYDPDLYDFSSKAIVELIGHPFIFLDGANEIPVEFVAAQPEISVTPQKNSYSLKSNISDFTSGIFVKKETNTRYNVYNLSTSQMNMLKILAQQNITIPEYGKDKLIQLLGEMSKYATVHSDVLGSTAVSNQNVKMVQPDNRIRVQLLPFGDGLKAELFAKPFGEFPPYCKPGIGGKVLITNQNGEQLQVKRDLGTEQKYSNLLLNDIQQLESVNMNDELIVFDEPLDSLNLLDVLSAHKNECVVEWPEGERFKISSTTSFSNLNLQIKSKNNWFELEGELKVDEDTVISIQQLMTLKSHGRFVELKDGEFIALSNELKKRLEELYTFSVNGKNGLQINKFASIALGNTLDNVDNLKADKAWKSFRNQIESQYASEANIPSNLQAELRPYQEEGFRWLSRLSEWNAGACLADDMGLGKTVQTLAVLLHRASKGATMVVCPVSVIGNWISEAQRFAPTLNVKVLGNNDRQQILNDLGPGDVLVTSYGLLQSEAKLFVEKKFATVVLDEAHVIKNYATKTSKATMQLKADFRLALTGTPLQNHQGEIWNLFNFVVPGLLGNLNHFTDTFIKPNNDHARKLLKKLITPFILRRTKATVLDELPPKTEIIKKVQLSDAEIAFYEALRRQAIINLESDEDSQGGKHIQALAEITRLRQACCNPLLVDANIGIESSKLTTFLEIADELIENNHRALVFSQFVSHLNIVRQALDKKGITYQYLDGSTPIAQREKSVKNFQNGEGELFLISLKAGGLGLNLTSADFVIHLDPWWNPAIEDQASDRAYRIGQNRPVTVYRLVAENTIEEKIIKLHNTKRDLAESLLEGSDQSAKLSFNELVSLIRESF; encoded by the coding sequence ATGAATACATTGGAGTCTCAAATAGAATTCTATAATCAACTTATAGATACCGAAAAAGATATTGTAAAAGCATTCGCTGCAAAAGGCGCTTTCAGCCATCCTTCAGACATTACGAATATTCTGATGGAACGAATCAAAATTACTCAGAAAAAAGTAAAGGAGGTGATTGAAAAATCTGTGTCGGCAGGTATTTTAATTATTTCGACTGATAATTACTATCACAGTAATCCCAAATACAAGGTTTTCGTTCCTTTTATGGTTTATGTGTACCCCCAATTGGAAGGGTTTGAAAGTGAATGCTTGTTGAACAAAGGTAAATTCAACCGATACTTTTATTTTGATGAATCGTACATTCTTGCTCTGGTTAAAAACTTTCTATATGAATTGCTTCATAAGATTAAGGTGTCGGTAGAGGTGCAGAATCAGTTGTTGATTCATTCTCAAATACTTGACGAACTAGATATTACAGTTTATCCGGAGTATTTGAAAAATATAAAAAAACTCTCTCCTGAGCTGATTAATAGACTTTATATATTAAAAATAAACAACTTGATTATTGAACTATCGCCTGTAGATAAGTTGATTGAACTTAAGAATACATTTGATTCTTATCTAGGTGAGAACTTTGGATTATTATCTATCGAAGATAACATTGATTTCTACAAAGGAGATTTTGGGAATATTATCAAACGAGGAGCCAGTGACCAATTATTAGTGGTGGAAGCAATAAGTCAATTGGTAACAGGTAATACGGGAAATGCAATTAAATTATTCGATCAACAGCTGAAACTACTGCGAAAAGAATATAAAGGAATACAGATATTTCCAGTGTTTGTTCATAATTATTTTTATTTTGTAACTTTATTGTGTATCGATCCTAATGAGTGTGTAACAAAAGCTCAGAAGATATTAAATACTTATTATAAGATATCTTATTCAGAATATAATGATTATTTCAAACTAATATTATTCAATATTTTAAATAAAAAGGAGGAAAAAGAATTTGAAAAAGGGTCTATATATGCCTATATGCTGTATAACTCAGATATGGTTTCGCTTTTTCTAATTCCAATGCTTTATCTGGCCGAACAGACTCCACCGTCCAATCTTACAGAATATATTATACGACTGATACAAAAAGGATATGATTCCGGAAATTATTTATTTACCTATGAGGCTGCTTACGTTGCCGATAAATGGTTTGGAACTGCCGAAACTGCTCAACTTTACCAAAAGGTAGCTGCTTGTATGAGTTATCCACCTTTTTGCTCATTAATTAACAGGCAAGAAGAGTGGGAAAAATCCTTTAACCTTCTCTTTAACGCTATAGGAGGATCAAAATCATCGAGCAATACTGCAAAATCATCCGAAAACAACACCCGCGTTATCTATCTTTTTAACCCTCAGTATATGGGAATAAAGCCTATACTGCAAACCCGTAATGCCAAAGGGGAATGGAGCAAAGGTAGAAATATTGCTATGAAAACTTTTTATGAAGGAAAGACACAAGGAATGACCGAACAGGATGAGAGAATATCCAAAACCATCAACTGTTACAAAGGTAGTTATTATGATCCGGACTTGTATGATTTTTCGTCTAAAGCGATAGTTGAACTTATTGGTCATCCTTTTATCTTCCTGGATGGAGCCAATGAAATACCGGTCGAATTCGTAGCTGCACAGCCTGAAATAAGTGTTACCCCCCAAAAAAACAGCTACAGCCTGAAGTCTAATATCAGTGATTTTACATCTGGAATATTTGTTAAAAAAGAAACTAATACTCGTTACAACGTTTATAATTTGAGTACTAGTCAAATGAATATGCTAAAGATACTTGCTCAGCAAAATATTACCATTCCTGAATATGGAAAAGATAAGCTGATACAATTGCTGGGGGAAATGAGTAAGTATGCTACTGTACATTCTGATGTATTGGGATCTACTGCCGTTTCTAACCAGAATGTAAAAATGGTTCAGCCGGATAATCGTATCCGGGTACAGCTGTTACCATTTGGTGACGGGCTAAAAGCCGAATTGTTTGCCAAACCTTTCGGCGAATTTCCACCTTATTGTAAGCCAGGTATTGGAGGTAAGGTTCTTATAACAAATCAAAATGGTGAACAACTACAGGTTAAACGCGATTTGGGAACCGAACAGAAATATTCCAATTTGTTATTGAATGATATTCAGCAGCTCGAAAGTGTTAATATGAACGATGAACTTATCGTTTTCGATGAACCGCTGGATTCGCTTAATCTGCTTGATGTATTGTCTGCCCATAAAAATGAATGTGTAGTAGAATGGCCTGAAGGCGAACGTTTTAAGATATCTTCAACGACAAGCTTCTCCAATCTTAATTTGCAGATAAAATCAAAAAATAACTGGTTCGAGTTAGAAGGGGAACTGAAGGTTGATGAAGATACGGTTATTTCCATTCAGCAATTGATGACATTGAAAAGCCACGGTCGCTTTGTAGAATTGAAAGACGGTGAATTTATAGCTCTTTCGAATGAACTTAAAAAACGATTGGAAGAGCTCTATACTTTTTCTGTTAATGGAAAAAATGGTCTGCAAATCAATAAATTTGCTTCTATAGCTTTAGGTAATACACTTGATAATGTAGACAACCTCAAGGCCGATAAAGCGTGGAAATCTTTCCGGAATCAAATTGAGTCACAATATGCATCAGAAGCCAATATACCTTCAAATTTGCAGGCAGAATTGCGCCCTTATCAGGAAGAAGGCTTCCGCTGGCTGTCTCGTTTGTCCGAATGGAATGCCGGAGCCTGCCTGGCCGACGATATGGGTTTAGGTAAAACCGTGCAAACGCTGGCTGTACTTCTTCATCGTGCTTCGAAAGGTGCTACAATGGTTGTCTGTCCGGTTTCAGTCATTGGCAACTGGATATCCGAAGCTCAACGTTTTGCGCCTACACTTAATGTAAAAGTATTAGGAAATAACGACCGTCAACAAATATTAAATGATTTGGGCCCGGGCGATGTGCTTGTTACTTCTTACGGACTATTACAGTCGGAAGCAAAACTTTTCGTCGAAAAGAAATTTGCCACTGTGGTGCTTGATGAGGCTCATGTTATAAAAAACTATGCCACAAAAACCTCTAAAGCCACAATGCAACTTAAAGCTGATTTTCGTTTAGCACTTACCGGCACACCGTTGCAGAATCATCAGGGCGAGATATGGAATCTTTTCAACTTTGTAGTTCCCGGATTGCTCGGTAATCTGAATCATTTTACTGATACCTTTATTAAACCCAACAATGATCATGCCAGAAAATTACTGAAAAAACTTATTACACCGTTTATTCTACGCCGTACCAAAGCTACGGTGCTTGATGAGCTACCTCCAAAAACCGAAATAATTAAGAAAGTGCAACTGTCGGATGCAGAAATAGCCTTTTATGAAGCGTTGCGGCGACAAGCTATTATCAACCTGGAATCAGATGAAGACAGTCAGGGAGGAAAACATATACAAGCATTGGCCGAAATTACCCGACTGCGACAAGCTTGCTGTAACCCTTTGCTGGTAGACGCTAACATTGGTATCGAATCATCCAAACTTACTACTTTTCTGGAAATTGCCGACGAACTGATTGAAAATAATCATCGTGCTCTCGTGTTCAGCCAGTTTGTGTCGCACTTGAATATTGTTAGGCAGGCTTTGGATAAGAAAGGCATCACATACCAGTATCTGGATGGTTCTACCCCGATAGCCCAGCGTGAAAAAAGTGTGAAAAATTTCCAAAACGGTGAAGGTGAGCTGTTCCTGATCAGTCTGAAAGCCGGAGGATTGGGACTAAACCTTACTTCTGCCGACTTTGTTATCCACCTCGACCCATGGTGGAATCCCGCCATTGAAGATCAGGCATCAGATAGGGCATAC
- a CDS encoding 4Fe-4S binding protein, translated as MAKIKGAIVVDTERCKGCNLCVVACPLNVLSLTNKEVNIKGYNFAQQVLEDTCNGCSSCATVCPDGCITVFKVKL; from the coding sequence ATGGCTAAAATAAAAGGAGCAATAGTAGTTGACACCGAACGTTGCAAAGGATGTAATCTTTGTGTGGTGGCATGCCCTCTTAATGTGTTGTCTCTAACAAATAAAGAAGTAAACATTAAAGGATACAATTTCGCTCAGCAAGTATTAGAAGACACTTGTAACGGATGTTCTTCATGTGCAACAGTATGCCCTGACGGATGTATTACTGTTTTCAAAGTAAAACTTTAA